In one Lolium rigidum isolate FL_2022 chromosome 3, APGP_CSIRO_Lrig_0.1, whole genome shotgun sequence genomic region, the following are encoded:
- the LOC124698713 gene encoding uncharacterized protein LOC124698713: MGNSLRCCLACVLPCGSFDVIRIVHLNGHIEEYSRPVTAGEVMAAHPSHVVSRPCSQGGSRRILIVDPDSELERGCFYFLVPASSVPEKKRKPASTQPQQKKVRSSSKPTSAGAKKAAKDCAAGDSYLAEVLSEGKAKCRRSRSARSAVWRPHLQIIPEEALE, encoded by the coding sequence ATGGGCAACAGCCTGCGGTGCTGCCTGGCCTGCGTCCTCCCCTGCGGCTCCTTCGACGTGATCCGCATCGTGCACCTCAACGGCCACATCGAGGAGTACTCCCGCCCGGTCACCGCCGGCGAGGTCATGGCCGCGCACCCCAGCCATGTCGTGAGCCGGCCGTGCTCCCAGGGCGGCTCGCGCCGGATCCTCATCGTCGACCCCGACTCGGAGCTTGAGCGCGGGTGCTTCTACTTCCTGGTGCCGGCCTCGTCGGTgccggagaagaagaggaagccggCGTCGACGCAGCCGCAGCAGAAGAAGGTGCGGTCGTCGTCCAaaccgacgagcgccggcgctaAGAAGGCGGCGAAAGACTGCGCCGCCGGCGACAGCTACCTTGCGGAGGTGCTGTCGGAGGGCAAGGCCAAGTGCAGGCGCAGCCGGAGCGCCCGCTCGGCGGTGTGGCGTCCGCATCTTCAGATCATCCCGGAAGAAGCTCTCGAGTGA